The proteins below come from a single Rosa rugosa chromosome 2, drRosRugo1.1, whole genome shotgun sequence genomic window:
- the LOC133733805 gene encoding extensin has product METSRECMRICILLLYLTAATISFTQCDARKSHRLLKGLTKPPPTHHRSLFLRTAKKLNLVKRIEYNPFGSSKQQNQEPYGLNSPLSLPPYDSLAPLSLPDANAPPFCTYPPNTPQTPSTTTPTTSSPPSPQSPYLYVPPILPMQSPPPVPIGTIPGPPQSISAPIPPASGTVPGPPESIPSPTIYYPGPPQSIPTPNPPQTVPSPPDYEPSPPDFSIPSPPSFVPSPPYGFQPSPPVFEPPVVFPPPTTPPSPKKGPTTALWCVAKPSVPDPIIQEAMNYACGSGANCDAILPNGSCFEPNTLFAHASFAFNSYWQRTRVAGGTCSFGGTAILVTADPSYDGCRFDYY; this is encoded by the exons ATGGAAACAAGCAGAGAGTGCATGAGAATTTGcattcttcttctctatttgaCTGCAGCAACTATTTCCTTCACTCAATGTG ATGCAAGAAAATCACATAGATTACTAAAGGGTCTTACAAAACCCCCTCCAACCCATCACAGAAGTCTGTTTCTCAGAACTGCAAAGAAGTTGAATTTAGTAAAGCGCATTGAGTATAACCCATTTGGTTCATCAAAGCAACAAAACCAAGAACCCTATGGTTTGAATTCACCACTTTCATTGCCACCTTATGATTCACTAGCTCCACTTTCCTTGCCTGATGCAAATGCTCCTCCATTTTGTACTTACCCACCCAACACTCCACAAACCCCCTCTACCACTACTCCAACCACATCATCACCCCCAAGCCCACAATCACCTTATCTTTACGTTCCACCAATTCTTCCCATGCAAAGCCCACCACCAGTCCCAATAGGCACTATCCCAGGCCCACCGCAATCTATCTCCGCCCCTATTCCCCCAGCATCCGGAACCGTGCCTGGGCCGCCGGAGTCTATACCGAGTCCGACCATCTACTACCCAGGCCCACCGCAATCTATCCCGACCCCTAATCCACCCCAAACAGTCCCGAGCCCACCGGATTACGAGCCCAGCCCGCCAGATTTTTCTATTCCAAGCCCGCCTTCTTTCGTCCCATCTCCTCCCTATGGGTTCCAACCAAGCCCACCAGTGTTCGAACCCCCTGTTGTGTTCCCTCCACCAACCACTCCGCCGAGTCCAAAGAAAGGCCCGACAACGGCCCTGTGGTGCGTGGCCAAGCCGTCGGTGCCCGACCCAATCATCCAAGAAGCCATGAACTACGCTTGCGGGTCCGGAGCAAATTGTGATGCCATTCTGCCCAATGGGTCATGCTTTGAGCCCAACACATTGTTTGCCCATGCTTCGTTTGCCTTCAATAGTTACTGGCAAAGGACCAGGGTTGCTGGTGGCACCTGTTCGTTTGGAGGAACAGCCATACTAGTCACAGCTGATCCAA GTTATGATGGGTGCCGGTTTGACTATTATTGA